DNA from Clostridia bacterium:
ACGGACAGGCGCGCATACATGACGCCTCCTTCTACGATCAGGCGATATGTATGTGTGATCATATGCTTTCCCTGCAGCATCTGTATCATCGTCGGCTTTTCAAGTATTCTGTGAAAAGCATCCCTGTCCTCAGGATGTATTACCCTGTCGATATTTATGAGAGATTCCTTAAAGAAATTGTCTCCCGACGGGCGCACATCAAGACTCTTATAAGTATCCGTGGAAGAGAATTCTATATAATGGTCGTTCAGCATGTTGACATAGTATATTGTGTCATACTGGTTTGCAAGACTTGTTGCAATCTGGAAGAAGGTCGCATTCTCGGCAAGAGTCTTTTTTATGGCGTTTTCCTTCTGTATCTCGCGTTCGATATTCATAACGCCCATTATAAGGTGCTTTCTGTCGTTTGCCCAAAAGACCGTCATCCTTGTATAACAGCTTTCTCCCCCCATGAGGAGCCTGTACGTCATAGTGAAGGTATCGTTTTGTTCAAGGGCTTTAAGCATCGTTTGTTTGTCGAGCGCTTCAAACACCTGTTCGCGGTCGTCGGGATGAACAATGGGCCCACATTGCGCTGAGACGTGCCGAAAAAATCGCTGCCTACGGGGCTTATGTTGAAATCTTTGTATTCATCGTATGCGGTAAACTCAATATAGCTGTTAGTCTCGGTGTCTATGTAATATATCATGCCGTATTGCTTTGCAAGGCTCTCCGCTATCTGCGAGAATATCATATTCTTCTCGGAGATATCCTTCATCGCTTCCTGGCTTTTTATCTCTTCGTCGATATTCTCGATCGCGATTATAAGGTGTTTATCATCGTCTACCCTCACGGCCATCAAACGTACATGGTGAGCTCCGTCGCTCATAATAAGCCTATACTCTAAAATATACTTTCTTCCGCGCCCGGTCACCGATATCATAAAATCTTTATCTGATATGTGCAGCACCTTTTCCAGATCTTCCGGATGTATAACGCGCATAACGTTTTTGCGCGTCTCTTCAAAAAAGTCGCTTCCCTCCTGAGGCACCTCAAGCTCCCTGTAATCGTTGCTTGAAGAGTATTCAACATAATGGTTCGAGGAGAGGTCTACATAATATATCGTGGCATAGCGGTTCGCCAAAGTTTTCGCAATGGCGTTGTATGTTCTTGTCGATTGCTCTGTCCTTATAGACTCGTCAACATTCAGCACGCCCAAAACAAGGCTGTCCTCCTCATCGGAGGGGTCTCTTAAAATGCGCATGGTATGATATACCGGCCTGCCGCCGATCATAAGCCTGTAAACAATGGAAAGAGTGGCGTTATCCCGAAGCTGCCGCAAAAGAGATTCCCTCTTCAGCGCTTCAGACACCATCTTTTGGTCGTCGATATAAACTGCGGTAAGCACGTCGCGCTGACAGTCGCCGAAGAAATCATCTCCCGAAGAATGAAGGTCCAGCTTCTGGTAGCCTAAATTCGTGCTGTAACATTCATATCTGCCCGATTTTAAGTCTATGTAATAAACACTTAGTAATCGATAAGCAAAGCTGTGGCGACTCGCGCAATAATACTGTCCATTATGGTCCTCCCTGCAATTCTTACCCGGCAGGTTATTTGTGCCGGATCAATTCTTATGTCGTTTGTTTAATACGTCCGCAATGGTTTTCTGCACCACCTTTATATCGATGGGTTTTGCGATATGTCCGTCCATGCCTGCTTTTTTTGCCGCATGAACATCTTCGGTAAAAGCATTGGCAGTCATTGCTATAATAGGGATACCCGAAAGCTCCACGTTATCGAGCGCGCGTATCGCTTTTGTGGCGGTGTAGCCGTCCATAACGGGCATTTGAATATCCATTAAGACTAGATCATACGTCCCCGGCTCGGAAGAGGTTATCTTTTCAACGGCTATCTGTCCGTTTTCAGCCTTTTCGACCTCAAAGCCAAGCTGCTCCAGGATCATGGTCGCAATTTCCATATTTATCATGTTGTCCTCTACAAGCAAAATATGCGTACCTGCAAAATCATAGCTTTCTTCATGAGTATCCGACATTGAAGCCTCGGAGATATCACCCTGTTCTGCCAGCCGAAGCTTTAAGCGTATTATCATTTCCGTTCCGCTTCCCGGAGCGGTCATAACCTCAATGGTACCTCCCATAAGATCCACTATGCTCTTTGTGATAGAGAGGCCCAGACCCGTGCCCTCTATACCGCTGTCGGTGGATGTGCGTTCCCGCTCAAAAGCATTGAACATCTTTTCCGCAAATTCCTTTGACATGCCTATGCCGTTATCCTGGATACGCATTTCATAAGAGCTGTAGCCGTCCTCACCGTTTCCTATTTCCCATAACGCAGCGGAGATCTCGCCTCCGGTCGGAGTAAATTTATAAGCATTGCCTATAATATTCAAAAGCACCCTGTTTAAGTTCTTCTTGTCGCACCAGACGTATCGGTTCTTCACTTGAGAGGTGTGTACGGCAAAACTTATCTGCTTCTGTTTCATCTGCTCCGAAAACAGATCTCTCATACCATCGAATACCGCACACAGATCGGTGGGTATATATTCAAGCTCGATTTTTCCGCTCTCAATACGGCTCATCTCAAGAATATCATTTATCAAAGCAAGCAAATGCTGGCTGGAAAGCTCTATTTTCCCAAGGTATTCGTGTACATTCTTTGACGCAGGCTCCTTCAAAGCAAGGTTCGTATAGCCGATGATAGCGTTCATCGGCGTTCGAATATCGTGAGACATATTGAATAAAAATTGGCTTTTTGCAAGGCTTCCTTCTACGGCGCGTATCTTTTCGCGTTCTGCCGTCTCATGCTTTTTACGCACAAAATTCTGCACATACAGCATTACCGTCATACCGACAAAGATTATTATCATAAGTATTGCTCCGCCCCATACAAGAGAAGAACGCACTTCTTCCATACTTTCGGCGTAAACAATGCGTTTTGCAAGCCACATAAGCGAGGAATATATAAGCAGCGCGAACAGCACGACACCAGAAGTGGAAATACCGCTGTATTCAGTCAATGTGCTGTGACGCACGGTGCGCCAGTAGAATACAAAACCTACAAGGCACCAAAGCGACAAGAGAAGAAACGCCCAGCTGTTCATGGCTTCCATAGCCGTAAGCCTGGGAACGAGCTGCACAATGGCAAACAGAACGGAAACCGCCGTGCCTATTATGCCAAGCACGACTCTTTTGTTCTTTCCTTCTGTTTTTGCTATCTTCCATGCGGCGGCAGATGTGTATCCGAATCCCACGATAGCTCCGAAAGAGGTAATATCGACAAACCACGTCAGCGTGTTTCGGCCGAGAAATGCTATTATGATAGAGATCAGCATGATGAACAAAATACTGTAGGTCGTTTTTGAAAACTTCTCCGAAAGTATCTTGTCCTCCGCCATGGTGGACAATATTCTCGTTGTGGCGCGATAACCTCCGATTATACCCGTCAATATTGCGGAAATTGCAGTTATAGCCATTATAAATATCCCCGCAGTGCCCATATAATGTCCTGCGGCATAAAAAGTCGGTACTGCGGTGACTCCGCCAAGCGTATCTATAGAAGAAATATACTCCTGCCACGAATCGAAACCGTCAGGAACGGCAGCCACGCTCGTAATCGCCATGGACAGATAGGCAATAGCAGCTACGATGATCGAGAGTCCGATAAGAAGGCTTGACTTTTTTATCGGGAACTTAAAATGCGCCGTATCAAAGGATGTGACTTCGAAGCCGACAAATGCCCACGGTGCAAGTATCACAAGGCTGAAAACTGCGTATCCCTTGCTTACGCCGCTCGTTCCGAATGATGTAAGCGCTCCGCTTGAAAAGGCATGAGGCAAACATATGACTGCCGTTATGATAACACCGGCAAGAAGCAAAAGCGCAAGGAGAGTATGGAGGCGCTGAAGCAGCGGCTTTGCCACTATGAAAAGAACGCCAACGCCGCCAAGCACAAGCGCCGACACAAGCGTCTCCGTGGGATATATTATGTTTCCCGCTATCGTATAGTGAAACTCTGTCTGCAGTGTGCTTCCAAGCAGCATCCTAATTATGTAGAACAGAGCAGTGCCGTTTAAGAATACGATAGTAAGATACGAAAGACAAAGAAACCATGAACTCAAAAAGGCATGATCGCGCCCAAAGGCTTCTTTCGTATATGAATATATGCCGCCCGTTATCGATGAGCGGCCCATGAGATATGAGAAATTGCTGCCTATTATCAACATGATAGCCATTCCTATGACCATGGCAATAAGCGTTCCGGCCGGTCCGGCAACAGGCAGGAACGTATTTCCGGGCATGGCAAACACACCCCAGCCGACCATAACGCCGAACGCCATTGCCCAAACGTCCAGCGGTGAAAGATACCTGTCCAGAGCTTTTGTTTTTTCCTGCTGTCCAACCATAAATAAGGCCTCCCCTTTATTTGCCTGATTTGCGATTCTCGCTTTAGGGGCTGTATGTTCTTCATGACTCGATGCGTTTTTAAATACTATTAAAAGGGCTTCATCCTTGCCCCCCAACAGACACGCATATCTTTGTCCCGGATCTAAAAGCCAACTGTACGGTTTCTTTAAAATCATCCGAGCAAAGAGATTGCATTTGATCAAGCCATTATACCGCAAGCAAAAATGCTTGCTCGCAAAGGCATTTTTGCGACGTGATTCAATAAAGCGTGCCATACGCAAGTATGGCCGGCGCGTCCGCGCCGAAAGGCTGCTCTTTGGGCAGGCTTTACGCGCATATTATACCATATCGACAGTTTAATATCAACGAAAATACGGCCTCTTTTGAATCCGAAAATGGCATGACGCATATTGCGGCCGTTTTGCAAAAAAGCGCGCCTTGCATATTATAAAACGTCAATGTATAAAAAAGCCTTGCGGCGCGTTCTTAATTGCGGCACAAGACTCTTTCACAATATTCGATTTTCGCCCAAAGATCATGCTTCAAGCGTTCTAAAGCCGGCGTTATTTTGATCTTTGTTTTCATTGCCGACAAAATGCAGCTCAGAACATGAGATCTACCCGCCGACTGCGCGTATTGCAAGCTCCGCTATAAATACGCCGGCCGACGCGCCTACGGCGACCAAAATAAGGCTCCGCTTCATAAGCGCAAGCACGAGCGCGGCGGCGACGCCTGCCGCAGCGGAGAGCACGTGATCCGTTGCAAAGAAAACGGCGGGGACGGTCATAACGCTCAAGACTGCGTATGGCATATAATGAAGGAACGAGAGCGCGAAGCGGTTCTCTATCTTTTTCTTAAATAGAACGAGCGGCACGGCTCTGATAAAGTATGTAACCAGCGCCATTGTGATAAGGTAAGGGAGAAACGCATCAAAATCCATGGCTGTCCTCCTTTTGCTCTATCGGGAAAAATGCCGCCGTTACAGCCGCCGCGATCACCGAGCATATGATTATCACAAAGCCCGTCTGCACGCCCGAAAGAAGCGGCAGGAACTTAAACAGGCATGAAAGAGCTACGGCGAGCGAAACGCAGAAAAGGATGTGCCTGTTCTCCTTCGCCGGAGGAACGACGATGGCTATGAACATGCCGTATATCGCAATCCCCAGCGCGGATATCACCATCGTCGGAAGGATACTGCCCGCAAATGCTCCGACCGCCGTTCCCGCCGTCCATCCCAAGAACGGCGTAAGTATCAGCCCGAACATATACTGCCGACTGACCGACTCATGCGACGACGCGACAGCGAACACCTCGTCCGTGTTGACGAACGCTATGATAAAGCGGTCTGAAAGCCTTATGCTTTCGTCAAACTTTTGCGAAAGCAATATGCTCATAAGCGCATACCTTAGATTTATGATGAACTGCGCGACTGCAAGCTCGAACAGCGTTCCGCCCGAAAGGATTATCGGCACTGCGGCAAGCTGCCCCGCAGAGGTGACGTTCGTTGCGGATATGAGCGTTGCCTGAAGCGGAGAAAGCCCGCTTGCTACCGTAAAAATGCCAAAAGCAAAGGCTACCGAAAAGTAGCCTATGCAAATAGATGTTCCGTCTTTTATCCCCTGCGAAAACAGGGCTGCCTTATATGATGATGCCAAAGTATATCCTCCCGATAATGATACAATCTGATTATAGCGTACCAAGACCCGCATTGTAAAGCTTTTTGGCTAACTGCCGCGGCTATGACGGCGTTTTTTCGTTGTTCTTGTGATGGTCGGGGATTTTTTGAGATGTGGTATGATTTTTTCGCTTTTCTGCGCAAGTACATAATTGAACATAATTCAAGTTCAAAATGACATTCTCGTTGAACCCTTATAGCCCGATAAGCGGCGTTACGTTAGTGTCGTTCCTTGGGTATTTTCAAGGCGTCAGGATATAAAAAAGCCTTGCAGCTACAGCTTCCTGCAGCTGCAAGGCATAATTTCGGTTTGCAATGTCGTTTCGGCAGCTTACTCCCTCACAGGCTCATTTTGTTTGTAATTTTAAATCCATCGTGAATAAGTAATGTTTAAAGCGCAAAACAAATTCCACTTCGGGATCGGTCGGCGTACCGACTATCCGGCAGTACCGAAGCATTCTGTCAAAGGCCTCATGGTTTCATCAAGGAGCATCACTTTAAGGGATGCTGCCCCGAAGGCATTATCAAACGTAAATGTGAGCGTCATTCCGCTGTCATATGGGACCGCTTCCGCCATTCGCAGCGCGAGCAGCCTGCCGTTCGAATCGCAGACTGCCGCAAAACAGAATGCCTTCCTCGAAACGTTCACGTCCACAACAAGCTTTTCGCCTTTTTGAATATCTTCCACTATGCGCTTTACGTCAGAACCGGAGACCGTCGTAACGGCAGCTATGCCTTCCGACATGGTATGTGCAGATGAGTTATAGTGGATCACGACGCTATTAAGCGGTTCATTATCGGTATCGACAAAAACCTCGGCCCATTTGTCCTCATCTCCGCCGTAATAAACGTCGGACAGGCGGCCGCAGTCCTTGAATGCCCTTTGGCCGATGACGGTAACAGTGTCGGGGATCGTTACGGTGGTCAACGAAATGCAGTTATTGAACGCCGAAACCGGAAGCTTTGAGAAGCTGTTCGGGATCGTTACGTTTTTTAGGCTTACGCAATTCCAGAATGCAGCTTTGCCGAGGGTCCTAAGCCCGTCGGAAAGCGTAAGGCCGGACAGACTGCTGCAGTCCGCAAAAGCATAATCTCCGAAATCGGTCACGTTTTTGGGAATAACGATCCCGCCAAGCTGCCCGCATCCCCGGAAAGCATCTTCCCCGATCACCTCAAGACTTTCCGGAAGATAGACCGTGTGCAGGCTTTCGTTTTTGAAAAAGCCTCTGTAGCCGATCTTCCAAAGGCCCTCCGGAAGGATAACGGAGGTCAGATTCGAGCAGCCGGCAAAAGCATAATTTCCTATGAGAGTAAGACTTTCGGGAAAAGAGATCTCCGTAATGCTATCGCATCCGGAGAACCCGTTTGCTCCGATCGTCTCAAGATGAGCGGGAAGATCCACATGCTCGAGGCTGTCGCATTCGCTGAATGCCCCGTTCCCTATATAGGTGACGCTGTCCGGGATCGTCACATCGGTCATGCTTCTGCAGGCATAGAATGTCCCGTTAAGCGCAGTGATCTGATTAGATACCTTCGCGCGGGTCAGGGATTCGCACCCGAGGAAAGCGTCTTCCCCAAGAGAAGCGACGCTGTCCGGCACGTCGATTTCCGTCAGGCTTTTACAATCGCAGAAAGCCTCTTCTCCGATCGATTCAAGTCCGTCGGGCAATGTTATACCGTCCAGCGCTAGGCAGGCATAGAAGGCTCCATTCCCGATCGTCTTCATTCCATCGGGAATATGGATATCGGTAAGCTCGAAACACTCATAGAACACATAACTTCCGATCGAGGTGAGACTGTCGGGGATCGTGACGTGCTTAAGCTCCCAGCATTGCCTGAAAAGCTTGGATTCCAGGGTCGTGAGCGTATTCGGAAGCGTAACGCTCTTAAGTACGTAGCATTCGTTGAACGCAGATACGCCTATGGTGACGACGCTGTCCGGGACAGTGACGCTTTCCAGACTTCCGCATTTGTAAAACGCTTCTTTGCCGATGGACGTGACCCCGTCAGGGATAGTGATCTCCCGCACGTAAAAGTTGCTCTCGAAGGCGTTATCTCCGATTTTGGTGATGCCGGAAGGAAGCGACACGCTTTCCATGTTAAAGCAGTACTGAAAAGCATGATCCCCGATACTCGTGACCCCGGGCATCACCTCAACGGAGGTTATGGAGATTTCGGATCTTCTGTAGTCATACCAAGGGCACTCAGTATAATAATTGTAATCCGCCATCGCGCCGCTGCCGCTGATGGTCAGCTTTCCGTCGCTGTCCAGCGTCCAGACCACATTGTCCCCGTCCGCGCCGCACGTCCCGCCGGCGACTGTGTCCGCCGCATATACCGGCAGGCAGAATACTGCGTTCATGCAGAGCATAAGAACGATGGATACGATGATTTTTTTCATGT
Protein-coding regions in this window:
- a CDS encoding amino acid permease produces the protein MVGQQEKTKALDRYLSPLDVWAMAFGVMVGWGVFAMPGNTFLPVAGPAGTLIAMVIGMAIMLIIGSNFSYLMGRSSITGGIYSYTKEAFGRDHAFLSSWFLCLSYLTIVFLNGTALFYIIRMLLGSTLQTEFHYTIAGNIIYPTETLVSALVLGGVGVLFIVAKPLLQRLHTLLALLLLAGVIITAVICLPHAFSSGALTSFGTSGVSKGYAVFSLVILAPWAFVGFEVTSFDTAHFKFPIKKSSLLIGLSIIVAAIAYLSMAITSVAAVPDGFDSWQEYISSIDTLGGVTAVPTFYAAGHYMGTAGIFIMAITAISAILTGIIGGYRATTRILSTMAEDKILSEKFSKTTYSILFIMLISIIIAFLGRNTLTWFVDITSFGAIVGFGYTSAAAWKIAKTEGKNKRVVLGIIGTAVSVLFAIVQLVPRLTAMEAMNSWAFLLLSLWCLVGFVFYWRTVRHSTLTEYSGISTSGVVLFALLIYSSLMWLAKRIVYAESMEEVRSSLVWGGAILMIIIFVGMTVMLYVQNFVRKKHETAEREKIRAVEGSLAKSQFLFNMSHDIRTPMNAIIGYTNLALKEPASKNVHEYLGKIELSSQHLLALINDILEMSRIESGKIELEYIPTDLCAVFDGMRDLFSEQMKQKQISFAVHTSQVKNRYVWCDKKNLNRVLLNIIGNAYKFTPTGGEISAALWEIGNGEDGYSSYEMRIQDNGIGMSKEFAEKMFNAFERERTSTDSGIEGTGLGLSITKSIVDLMGGTIEVMTAPGSGTEMIIRLKLRLAEQGDISEASMSDTHEESYDFAGTHILLVEDNMINMEIATMILEQLGFEVEKAENGQIAVEKITSSEPGTYDLVLMDIQMPVMDGYTATKAIRALDNVELSGIPIIAMTANAFTEDVHAAKKAGMDGHIAKPIDIKVVQKTIADVLNKRHKN
- a CDS encoding AzlD domain-containing protein, with amino-acid sequence MDFDAFLPYLITMALVTYFIRAVPLVLFKKKIENRFALSFLHYMPYAVLSVMTVPAVFFATDHVLSAAAGVAAALVLALMKRSLILVAVGASAGVFIAELAIRAVGG
- a CDS encoding AzlC family ABC transporter permease, whose product is MRVLVRYNQIVSLSGGYTLASSYKAALFSQGIKDGTSICIGYFSVAFAFGIFTVASGLSPLQATLISATNVTSAGQLAAVPIILSGGTLFELAVAQFIINLRYALMSILLSQKFDESIRLSDRFIIAFVNTDEVFAVASSHESVSRQYMFGLILTPFLGWTAGTAVGAFAGSILPTMVISALGIAIYGMFIAIVVPPAKENRHILFCVSLAVALSCLFKFLPLLSGVQTGFVIIICSVIAAAVTAAFFPIEQKEDSHGF
- a CDS encoding leucine-rich repeat domain-containing protein, coding for MKKIIVSIVLMLCMNAVFCLPVYAADTVAGGTCGADGDNVVWTLDSDGKLTISGSGAMADYNYYTECPWYDYRRSEISITSVEVMPGVTSIGDHAFQYCFNMESVSLPSGITKIGDNAFESNFYVREITIPDGVTSIGKEAFYKCGSLESVTVPDSVVTIGVSAFNECYVLKSVTLPNTLTTLESKLFRQCWELKHVTIPDSLTSIGSYVFYECFELTDIHIPDGMKTIGNGAFYACLALDGITLPDGLESIGEEAFCDCKSLTEIDVPDSVASLGEDAFLGCESLTRAKVSNQITALNGTFYACRSMTDVTIPDSVTYIGNGAFSECDSLEHVDLPAHLETIGANGFSGCDSITEISFPESLTLIGNYAFAGCSNLTSVILPEGLWKIGYRGFFKNESLHTVYLPESLEVIGEDAFRGCGQLGGIVIPKNVTDFGDYAFADCSSLSGLTLSDGLRTLGKAAFWNCVSLKNVTIPNSFSKLPVSAFNNCISLTTVTIPDTVTVIGQRAFKDCGRLSDVYYGGDEDKWAEVFVDTDNEPLNSVVIHYNSSAHTMSEGIAAVTTVSGSDVKRIVEDIQKGEKLVVDVNVSRKAFCFAAVCDSNGRLLALRMAEAVPYDSGMTLTFTFDNAFGAASLKVMLLDETMRPLTECFGTAG